The Citrifermentans bemidjiense Bem genome window below encodes:
- the cobO gene encoding cob(I)yrinic acid a,c-diamide adenosyltransferase has protein sequence MSLTEGKVQVYTGNGKGKTTAALGLALRAVGRGLKVCMVQFIKGGGEYGEHIAAERLAPLLTIHQTGRDCWIYKDRLDPQDVAIARGTLNLARETLTGGEYDLVILDEINGAAWFGLITVEDILDLIKLRPEQVELVLTGRSADPRVIEAADLVTEMVEVKHYYQAGVPARTGIEK, from the coding sequence ATGAGCCTGACGGAAGGGAAGGTACAGGTCTACACCGGCAACGGCAAGGGAAAGACCACCGCCGCCTTGGGGCTGGCGCTCCGGGCGGTCGGGCGGGGGCTCAAGGTCTGCATGGTCCAGTTCATCAAAGGGGGAGGGGAGTACGGCGAGCATATAGCCGCCGAGCGGCTGGCGCCGCTGCTCACCATCCATCAGACCGGGCGGGACTGCTGGATCTATAAGGACCGGCTGGACCCGCAGGACGTAGCCATAGCCCGGGGAACGCTGAACCTCGCTCGCGAGACCCTGACCGGCGGCGAATACGACCTGGTCATCCTTGACGAAATCAACGGTGCGGCCTGGTTCGGCCTCATCACCGTCGAGGACATTCTTGACCTCATCAAGCTAAGGCCCGAGCAGGTGGAGCTGGTGCTGACGGGAAGAAGCGCCGACCCCCGGGTCATCGAGGCAGCTGACCTGGTCACCGAGATGGTCGAGGTGAAGCATTACTACCAGGCAGGCGTGCCGGCCCGGACCGGGATCGAGAAGTGA
- a CDS encoding putative bifunctional diguanylate cyclase/phosphodiesterase: protein MGRVGIRRLFSWIGGLSPAAISSIFAFSSLSWLLLAHLLFRSIFVDRELTYLALSILELFGVATMTVIVYLLSDKSEARHRAIESSIREQAIRDGLTGLYNRQAFDDFLAQSIEYVKRRRESVALLFLDLDRFKFVNDRRGHFVGDAVLIETARRLTDCAKRGEDLVARVGGDEFAMLLRHPDMPDGPGVVARRVLESLSAPVQVDGETLKTSVSIGIAMFPSDADDPMQLFKMADFALNQAKQQGRATFCFYGGEWREERDHTLQLEQGLLRAINYDELFLVYQPKLDTSNMRVIGVEALVRWKHPHLGVLGPASFVPVAEKAGLIWPLTEWVLKNACSQAARWYRNEGLDLNVAVNLSPSVFSHQDLEEVIEKALNDSKLPPDRLTLEITEQSLMIYETEALGVLERLQRMGTNIQIDDFGTGYSSLSSLKHYHFQALKIDKSFVSDVVTSSDDAAIATTIMFMSKCLDMEAIAEGVESEAQKEFLSSIDCRYMQGFYFSRPLVASEMADFIRHLADDKKA from the coding sequence ATGGGTCGCGTCGGAATACGCAGACTTTTCAGCTGGATAGGGGGGCTCTCCCCCGCCGCCATCAGCTCCATCTTCGCCTTCAGCAGCCTCTCTTGGCTTCTTCTTGCCCACCTTCTCTTCCGTAGCATATTTGTAGACCGCGAACTCACCTACCTCGCCCTTAGCATCCTCGAGCTTTTCGGGGTCGCCACCATGACCGTCATCGTCTATCTGCTCAGCGACAAGAGCGAAGCAAGGCATCGGGCCATCGAGTCGAGCATCCGCGAGCAGGCCATACGCGACGGGCTCACCGGGCTCTACAACCGGCAGGCTTTCGACGATTTCCTGGCGCAGTCCATCGAATACGTCAAACGCCGCAGGGAGTCTGTCGCCCTGTTGTTTCTCGACCTGGACCGGTTCAAATTCGTCAACGACAGGCGTGGGCATTTCGTGGGAGACGCGGTCCTAATCGAGACAGCGCGACGGCTCACCGACTGCGCCAAACGCGGAGAAGACCTGGTGGCCCGGGTGGGGGGGGACGAGTTCGCCATGCTGCTGCGCCACCCCGATATGCCGGACGGGCCGGGGGTTGTCGCCAGGCGTGTGCTGGAGTCGTTGTCGGCGCCGGTGCAGGTGGATGGCGAGACGCTGAAGACCAGCGTCAGCATCGGCATCGCCATGTTTCCTTCCGACGCTGACGATCCCATGCAGCTCTTCAAGATGGCCGATTTCGCCCTGAACCAGGCGAAGCAGCAGGGACGCGCGACCTTCTGCTTCTATGGCGGCGAATGGCGGGAAGAGCGCGACCATACCCTGCAGTTGGAACAGGGGCTCTTGCGTGCCATCAACTACGACGAGTTGTTCCTGGTTTACCAGCCCAAGCTGGATACCTCCAACATGCGCGTCATCGGAGTTGAGGCACTGGTGCGCTGGAAGCACCCGCACTTGGGAGTGCTCGGGCCGGCGAGCTTCGTCCCCGTGGCCGAGAAGGCTGGCCTCATCTGGCCGCTGACCGAGTGGGTGCTGAAGAATGCCTGTTCCCAGGCGGCGCGCTGGTACCGCAACGAGGGGCTGGACCTGAACGTCGCCGTCAACCTCTCCCCTTCCGTTTTCTCGCATCAGGACCTGGAAGAGGTGATCGAGAAGGCGCTGAACGACAGCAAACTCCCCCCGGACCGGCTCACGCTCGAGATCACGGAGCAGTCGCTGATGATCTACGAGACGGAGGCGCTCGGGGTGCTGGAGCGCCTGCAGCGGATGGGAACCAACATCCAGATAGACGACTTCGGCACCGGCTACTCGTCCCTCTCTTCTCTCAAGCACTACCACTTCCAGGCGCTCAAGATAGACAAGTCCTTCGTCAGCGACGTCGTCACCTCTTCGGACGACGCCGCCATCGCCACCACCATCATGTTCATGTCCAAATGCCTTGACATGGAGGCCATCGCAGAAGGGGTGGAATCCGAGGCGCAAAAGGAATTCCTCTCCTCCATCGACTGCCGCTACATGCAGGGTTTCTATTTCTCCCGCCCCCTCGTCGCCTCTGAAATGGCCGATTTCATCAGGCATCTCGCCGACGACAAGAAAGCTTGA
- a CDS encoding trimeric intracellular cation channel family protein, which translates to MNNQAIIYAFDLLGTVAFAASGALAGVRRGMDLLGVIVLGIVTATGGGVMRDVLLNDTPPFCFKNELYLYLAVAASVVVFLTPRSFERMNRAMLLLDALGLGTFLVIGTSKALQFNLGLMGAIIMGVMTATCGGLVRDLLSNQIPLILQREIYASACVVGGALFYFLHFTEVPNAVNLTVSAATVIAIRCAALVKGWQLPRGQAH; encoded by the coding sequence ATGAACAACCAAGCCATCATCTACGCGTTCGACCTGCTCGGCACGGTCGCCTTTGCCGCCTCGGGAGCGCTGGCGGGAGTCCGCCGCGGCATGGACCTCCTGGGCGTCATCGTCCTGGGGATCGTGACCGCGACCGGCGGCGGCGTCATGCGCGACGTCCTCCTGAACGACACCCCTCCCTTTTGCTTTAAGAATGAGCTGTACCTCTACCTCGCCGTGGCGGCATCCGTGGTGGTCTTTCTCACCCCCAGGAGCTTCGAGAGGATGAACCGGGCCATGCTGCTCCTGGACGCCTTGGGCCTTGGGACCTTCCTGGTCATCGGCACCTCCAAGGCGCTCCAGTTCAACCTGGGGCTCATGGGGGCGATCATCATGGGGGTGATGACCGCCACCTGCGGCGGATTGGTGCGCGACCTTTTGAGCAACCAGATCCCGCTCATCCTGCAGCGCGAGATCTACGCCTCGGCATGCGTCGTCGGCGGCGCCCTCTTCTACTTCCTCCATTTCACCGAGGTCCCCAACGCGGTGAACCTCACCGTCTCCGCCGCCACCGTGATAGCCATAAGGTGCGCCGCCCTGGTCAAAGGATGGCAGCTGCCGCGCGGCCAGGCCCATTGA
- a CDS encoding CoA transferase — MKMLAGIKVVNLAVNLPGPAAARRLTAMGASVTKVEPPTGDPMQSYQAAWYQDMADGQSVVRLDLKAPADLARLDALLSEADLLITATRPAALERRGLGWKSLHEKHPVLCQVAIVGYPAPRENEAGHDLTYQASLGLLTPPHMPRTLLADMAGAEQTLSGALALLLGRERGLGSGYLEVALSSAAEAMAEPLRYGCTVPGATLGGGLPEYNLYAASDGWVAVAALEPHFKKRIEETLGIGGDEGYRAAFAEKSAANWQQWGQENDVPIVALA, encoded by the coding sequence ATGAAAATGCTCGCGGGGATAAAGGTGGTGAACCTGGCGGTGAACCTGCCGGGGCCGGCGGCGGCTAGGCGGCTCACGGCGATGGGAGCGAGCGTGACCAAGGTCGAGCCCCCAACTGGCGACCCGATGCAGAGCTACCAGGCAGCGTGGTACCAGGACATGGCGGACGGGCAGAGCGTCGTGCGGCTCGACCTGAAGGCGCCCGCGGACCTGGCACGCCTTGACGCTCTTCTCTCCGAGGCGGATCTCCTCATTACCGCCACCCGTCCGGCAGCCCTGGAGCGGCGGGGGCTTGGCTGGAAGAGCTTGCACGAGAAGCACCCCGTCCTTTGTCAGGTGGCCATCGTTGGCTACCCCGCCCCTCGGGAGAACGAGGCGGGGCACGACCTGACCTACCAGGCGTCCCTGGGCCTTTTGACCCCGCCCCACATGCCGCGCACCCTTTTGGCGGACATGGCCGGCGCCGAGCAGACCTTGAGCGGCGCGCTGGCGCTATTGCTGGGACGCGAGCGCGGGCTGGGGAGCGGGTACCTGGAGGTGGCCCTTTCCTCCGCAGCGGAGGCCATGGCCGAGCCGCTTCGCTACGGCTGCACCGTCCCCGGCGCCACTCTTGGCGGGGGATTGCCTGAGTACAACCTCTACGCAGCGAGCGACGGCTGGGTTGCCGTTGCGGCGCTTGAGCCGCACTTCAAGAAAAGGATCGAGGAGACGCTTGGAATCGGCGGCGACGAAGGGTACCGCGCCGCTTTCGCCGAAAAAAGCGCGGCAAATTGGCAACAGTGGGGGCAGGAAAACGATGTGCCGATAGTCGCTTTGGCGTGA
- a CDS encoding 6-phosphofructokinase: MGDRQKTVGVLTGGGDVPGLNPALKTLVTRAVENGYRVLGIRRGWGGLLAYNRDDPHSGESTLMPLDRHSVRTVDRSGGTFLHTSRTNPGKVATADVPEFLRGADFDPLNPGHHDFTQHVLANLEHLGVDSLIAIGGDDTLSYAERLFREGVPVVAIPKTMDNDVFGTDYCIGFSTAVTRSVNFIHNLRTSAGSHERIAVVELFGRNSGETSLISAYLAGVDRALISEVPFDVERLALLLQEDKRSNRSNYAMVTVSEGASMIGGQTVEYGQEDAYGHKKLGGIGVVVSEAVKGLTGSHIIYQQLSYLMRSGAPDSLDLMVAYNYANMTMDLISEGMSGRMVSLQGGTYRHIPISTIMQGEKRVDVAELYDLAEYRPKVRHVLGKPMFLY, translated from the coding sequence ATGGGTGACAGACAAAAGACGGTGGGGGTGCTGACTGGCGGGGGCGATGTGCCTGGGCTGAACCCTGCCCTGAAAACCTTGGTGACCCGCGCCGTAGAGAACGGCTACCGGGTCCTCGGCATCCGGCGCGGCTGGGGCGGACTCCTAGCCTACAACCGCGACGACCCGCACTCCGGCGAGAGCACCCTGATGCCTTTGGACCGGCACTCGGTTCGCACCGTAGACCGCTCCGGCGGCACCTTCCTGCACACAAGCCGCACCAACCCGGGCAAAGTGGCGACCGCCGACGTGCCTGAGTTCCTGCGCGGCGCAGACTTCGATCCGCTTAACCCCGGGCATCACGATTTCACCCAACATGTTCTCGCCAACCTGGAGCACCTGGGGGTCGACTCCTTGATCGCCATCGGCGGCGACGATACCTTAAGCTACGCCGAACGCCTCTTCCGCGAGGGGGTCCCGGTGGTCGCCATTCCCAAGACCATGGACAACGACGTTTTCGGCACCGACTACTGCATCGGCTTTTCCACGGCCGTGACCCGCAGCGTCAACTTCATCCACAACCTGAGGACCAGCGCCGGCTCCCATGAGAGGATTGCGGTGGTCGAGCTCTTCGGGCGCAACTCGGGCGAAACCTCCCTCATCTCCGCGTACCTTGCCGGGGTCGATCGCGCCCTCATCTCCGAGGTTCCCTTCGATGTCGAAAGGCTCGCCCTCCTCTTGCAGGAAGACAAAAGATCAAATCGCAGCAATTACGCCATGGTGACCGTATCCGAAGGGGCATCGATGATCGGCGGGCAGACCGTCGAGTACGGCCAGGAGGATGCCTACGGCCACAAGAAGCTGGGGGGCATCGGCGTGGTAGTGAGCGAGGCGGTGAAGGGGCTCACCGGTTCGCACATCATCTACCAGCAGCTCTCTTACCTCATGCGCAGCGGCGCCCCTGACTCCCTCGACCTCATGGTCGCCTACAACTACGCCAATATGACCATGGATCTGATCAGCGAGGGGATGTCGGGAAGGATGGTATCCCTGCAGGGAGGGACCTACCGGCACATCCCGATCAGCACCATCATGCAAGGCGAGAAGCGGGTAGACGTGGCCGAACTCTACGACCTCGCGGAGTACCGCCCCAAGGTGCGCCACGTACTCGGCAAACCGATGTTCCTGTACTAA
- a CDS encoding electron transfer flavoprotein subunit alpha/FixB family protein, with product MKALLIAEYRQGKLLETTYELQAFAGLLGAESAMVLVGSPADLPKFAGKLYLADVAKYGEYNPDLHKKLVLEAVAKENPDYIVFVHSSYGWDLAPRVAAALRIGQVSEVVGLPDGKFEVTCCNAKLRRTVAPKSARTVVTIQAGAFSPQGEPQGAPQVEGIDVADPAGKTEFVGYEAAEQKDVDLTRAEVIVSAGRGVGKKENVQVIAQLAKALGGELGASRPVVDAGWAPHSHQVGTTGQTVSPKLYVACGISGAIQHLAGMKMADFIVAINKDKDAPIGEIADVLIVADVLQFVPAMTARCAR from the coding sequence ATGAAAGCGTTGCTTATCGCGGAATACAGGCAGGGGAAACTGCTGGAGACCACCTATGAACTGCAGGCCTTTGCCGGCCTGTTAGGCGCCGAGAGCGCCATGGTGCTGGTGGGAAGCCCAGCCGATCTCCCGAAGTTCGCCGGCAAGCTATACCTGGCTGACGTAGCCAAGTACGGCGAGTACAACCCCGACCTGCACAAGAAGCTGGTGCTGGAGGCGGTCGCCAAGGAGAACCCCGACTACATCGTATTCGTGCACTCGTCCTACGGCTGGGACCTGGCGCCTCGCGTGGCCGCCGCTCTCCGCATCGGCCAGGTGTCCGAGGTGGTGGGGCTTCCCGACGGAAAATTTGAAGTGACCTGCTGCAACGCCAAGCTGCGCCGGACCGTCGCCCCCAAGAGCGCGCGGACCGTGGTCACCATCCAGGCCGGTGCCTTCTCCCCCCAGGGTGAGCCGCAGGGTGCGCCCCAGGTTGAGGGGATTGACGTGGCGGACCCAGCCGGAAAGACCGAATTCGTAGGGTATGAGGCTGCTGAGCAAAAGGACGTCGATCTCACCAGGGCCGAGGTGATCGTCAGTGCCGGGCGCGGCGTGGGGAAGAAAGAGAACGTCCAGGTGATCGCGCAGCTTGCCAAGGCGCTCGGTGGGGAACTGGGCGCGAGCCGTCCCGTCGTCGACGCAGGATGGGCGCCCCACAGCCACCAAGTCGGGACCACCGGCCAGACCGTCAGCCCGAAGCTCTACGTCGCCTGCGGCATCAGCGGCGCGATTCAGCACCTGGCGGGGATGAAAATGGCGGACTTCATAGTCGCCATCAACAAGGACAAGGATGCGCCCATAGGCGAGATAGCCGACGTCCTGATCGTGGCAGACGTGTTGCAGTTCGTGCCGGCGATGACGGCAAGGTGCGCCAGATGA
- a CDS encoding DUF2889 domain-containing protein produces MAELNPMEDFQRDISYRLLKQDDGTAKLTALLKDKFHDVVAEVVVDVATLKIVSAKADFHRSPTPDCGNVSARMQGLVGFTIGKGLQRKLAEVLGGGGGCGNMRNLLLGLLPLALNLNAAAGIATEQEMMDAIHDKLIGTCAGYRSPRNKS; encoded by the coding sequence ATGGCTGAATTGAACCCGATGGAGGATTTCCAGAGGGACATCTCCTATCGTCTGTTGAAGCAGGATGACGGCACCGCGAAGCTGACGGCGCTTTTGAAGGACAAGTTCCATGACGTTGTGGCCGAAGTCGTTGTCGACGTGGCCACGTTGAAGATAGTTTCGGCGAAAGCCGATTTCCACCGCTCCCCCACCCCCGATTGCGGCAACGTATCGGCCCGCATGCAAGGGCTTGTGGGCTTCACCATCGGCAAGGGGCTGCAGCGCAAGCTCGCCGAGGTGCTGGGGGGAGGAGGAGGGTGCGGCAACATGCGCAACCTCTTGCTCGGACTGCTCCCGCTTGCCCTCAACCTGAACGCCGCTGCGGGAATAGCCACCGAGCAGGAGATGATGGACGCCATCCACGACAAGTTGATCGGCACCTGCGCCGGTTACCGTTCCCCCCGCAACAAAAGCTGA
- the rtcA gene encoding RNA 3'-terminal phosphate cyclase, with the protein MIEIDGSVGEGGGQVLRSALSLSCLTGQGFRIHNIRKNRSKPGLMRQHLMAVQAAARISSAELAGDRVGSAEISFVPRAVRGGDYSFDIGTAGSVSLVLQTVIPALLSADRKSSVTVTGGTHVPFSPCWNYLSEIFWPAVSRLGVRGNLDLEAYGFYPKGGGRIRCRLQPQGTPSSLTLTERGRLLRITGFSAVGNLPLSIAQRERSSALHLLRQELGEEVPIDLEVREVRVYGQGTFIFIKAHYERAEAGFTSLGARGKPAELVGEEVARELLEHHATGMPVDPHLADQLVLYLARAQEGSRFATSRITSHLETNLLVAGYFLELKTELGGAEGAPGEVRIVPAGNRAR; encoded by the coding sequence ATGATAGAGATCGACGGCAGCGTCGGTGAGGGGGGAGGGCAAGTGCTGCGCAGCGCGCTCAGCCTCTCCTGCCTCACCGGCCAAGGCTTCAGGATCCACAACATCCGCAAGAACAGGTCCAAGCCCGGCCTGATGCGCCAGCACCTGATGGCGGTGCAGGCCGCGGCCCGCATCTCTTCCGCGGAGCTGGCCGGAGACCGGGTCGGCTCCGCAGAGATCAGCTTCGTCCCCCGGGCAGTCCGGGGGGGCGACTACAGTTTCGACATCGGCACCGCGGGCTCTGTTTCCCTGGTGCTGCAGACCGTCATCCCCGCGCTCTTGTCCGCAGACAGGAAAAGCAGCGTCACCGTCACCGGCGGCACCCACGTCCCGTTCAGTCCCTGCTGGAACTACCTATCCGAAATCTTCTGGCCTGCCGTCTCCCGCCTGGGAGTCAGAGGCAACCTCGACCTGGAGGCGTACGGCTTCTACCCGAAGGGGGGTGGGAGGATACGCTGCCGCCTTCAGCCGCAGGGAACCCCGTCCTCCCTCACCCTCACCGAGCGCGGGCGCCTTTTGCGGATCACCGGCTTTTCTGCAGTCGGAAACCTCCCCCTCTCCATAGCGCAAAGGGAGCGCAGCTCGGCGCTCCACCTTTTGCGGCAAGAACTGGGAGAGGAGGTCCCCATCGACCTGGAAGTGCGGGAGGTGCGGGTCTACGGGCAGGGGACCTTCATCTTCATCAAGGCCCACTACGAGCGCGCGGAGGCGGGGTTCACCTCCTTGGGCGCGCGCGGCAAACCAGCGGAGCTGGTGGGGGAGGAGGTGGCGCGCGAGCTCCTGGAGCACCATGCTACCGGGATGCCGGTGGACCCGCATCTTGCCGACCAACTGGTGCTCTACCTTGCCCGGGCGCAGGAGGGGTCGCGGTTCGCGACCTCGCGCATCACCTCGCATCTCGAAACCAACCTCCTGGTGGCGGGGTATTTCCTGGAATTGAAAACGGAACTTGGAGGCGCGGAGGGCGCGCCGGGAGAGGTGCGGATCGTGCCGGCAGGAAACCGCGCCCGATAG
- a CDS encoding CoA transferase subunit A, translating to MTGKRITLQQAAEIIKDGSSLTFSGFTIWRRPFALVFELIRQGRKGLHLIEVNGGPQTEFLVGAGCVDIWESCWVGHELYGKYGANLSRKVGNKEIIVEDYSHAEMLFRFAAAASGAPYAATQTSLGTDLHNPEYDMLGRAGLRDGKRIPKHKYIFTEDPFYGAGEQVLVPAAKVDVAVMCVQQVGEEGTVRVNGQFYSDPEAARAADITIVMAEEIVPEEYLRRESDRNTIASFEVDYIVECPFGAHPTGMFGRYDVDGAFLKDFYGRTRTQEGFDDFAKEWIHGQDHHSYLEKLGWPRMLNLKANTALNYSTGVKRGQ from the coding sequence ATGACTGGCAAGCGCATCACCTTACAGCAGGCTGCGGAGATCATCAAGGACGGCTCCAGCCTCACCTTTTCCGGCTTCACCATCTGGCGCCGCCCCTTCGCGCTGGTGTTCGAACTGATCCGCCAGGGGCGCAAGGGGCTGCACCTGATCGAGGTCAACGGCGGCCCGCAGACCGAGTTCCTCGTCGGTGCCGGCTGCGTCGACATCTGGGAGTCGTGCTGGGTGGGCCATGAGCTTTACGGCAAGTACGGCGCCAACCTCTCCAGGAAGGTCGGCAACAAGGAGATCATCGTCGAGGACTACAGCCACGCGGAGATGTTGTTCCGCTTCGCCGCCGCGGCTTCCGGCGCCCCCTACGCGGCGACCCAGACCTCGCTCGGGACCGACCTGCACAACCCCGAGTACGACATGCTGGGACGAGCGGGCCTCAGGGACGGCAAAAGGATTCCCAAACACAAGTACATCTTCACCGAGGACCCCTTCTACGGCGCCGGAGAGCAGGTGCTGGTCCCCGCGGCGAAGGTCGACGTGGCGGTCATGTGCGTGCAACAGGTGGGGGAGGAGGGGACGGTGCGGGTGAACGGCCAGTTCTACTCCGACCCGGAAGCGGCCCGGGCCGCCGACATCACCATTGTCATGGCGGAGGAGATTGTCCCCGAGGAGTACCTGCGCCGGGAGAGCGACCGCAACACCATAGCGAGCTTCGAGGTCGATTACATCGTCGAATGCCCCTTCGGCGCACACCCCACGGGGATGTTCGGGCGCTACGACGTGGACGGAGCCTTCCTCAAGGACTTCTACGGCAGGACCAGGACCCAGGAAGGGTTCGACGACTTTGCCAAGGAGTGGATCCACGGTCAGGACCACCATAGCTACCTGGAGAAACTGGGCTGGCCGCGCATGCTGAACCTCAAGGCCAATACCGCGCTCAACTACAGCACCGGCGTGAAAAGGGGGCAATGA
- a CDS encoding CoA-transferase subunit beta: MESNYATPEEYGLPDLLCCAASREVKDNEIVFAGTGLPMVAIMLAQKTHAPNLKLIFEAGTLDGRPPQIPTSVGDARCEMGASRSSGLYDAFSVAQRGYVDLGFLGGAEVDEYGNVNTTCIGNYLDPELRLTGSGGNPDINSFARRTVFIMVHEKRRFTEQVSYITSPGWRVKKWPEGSFVHRKELYGSAYRGGPSAVISTAGVFRFDDETGRIYLDTCHRGNSPEQIREMCQFDLDISRVSGETLPPTREELHFIHSVLDPEQIFIPKVKHKG; the protein is encoded by the coding sequence ATGGAAAGCAATTACGCAACTCCCGAAGAATACGGCCTCCCCGATCTTCTCTGCTGCGCCGCCTCGCGCGAGGTAAAGGACAACGAAATCGTCTTCGCCGGCACCGGCCTTCCCATGGTGGCGATCATGCTGGCCCAGAAAACCCACGCCCCCAACCTGAAGTTGATCTTCGAGGCCGGGACGCTGGACGGGCGCCCACCGCAGATTCCGACCTCGGTAGGCGACGCGCGCTGCGAGATGGGAGCCTCCCGCTCCTCTGGGCTTTACGACGCCTTCAGCGTGGCCCAAAGAGGGTACGTCGACTTAGGTTTCCTCGGCGGTGCGGAGGTCGATGAGTACGGCAACGTGAACACCACCTGCATCGGGAACTACCTCGACCCCGAACTCCGCCTCACCGGTTCCGGCGGCAACCCCGACATCAACTCCTTCGCCCGACGCACCGTCTTTATCATGGTGCACGAGAAGCGCCGCTTCACCGAACAGGTGAGCTACATCACCAGCCCTGGATGGCGGGTGAAGAAATGGCCTGAAGGGAGCTTCGTCCACCGCAAGGAACTCTACGGCTCCGCCTACCGCGGAGGCCCCTCCGCCGTCATCAGCACGGCCGGCGTCTTCCGCTTCGACGACGAGACCGGGCGCATCTACCTAGACACCTGCCACCGGGGTAACTCCCCCGAGCAAATCCGCGAGATGTGTCAATTTGATCTTGACATCTCGCGGGTTAGCGGCGAAACTCTGCCCCCGACCAGGGAGGAGCTGCACTTCATCCACAGTGTGCTCGACCCTGAGCAGATTTTCATTCCCAAGGTGAAGCACAAAGGGTAG
- a CDS encoding NUDIX domain-containing protein produces MKKSAGLVMYRFKDEQLELFLVHPGGPFWAGKDEGAWSIPKGEYLPGEDPFEVARREFLEETGLVAEGEFLELSEIRQPGGKKVKAWAFAGDCDPSAITSNTFSLEWPPRSGRFAEFPEVDRAGWFESGAARVKILKGQLPLIEELCLLINS; encoded by the coding sequence ATGAAGAAAAGCGCCGGGCTCGTCATGTACCGCTTCAAAGATGAGCAACTGGAACTTTTCCTGGTGCACCCCGGGGGGCCTTTCTGGGCCGGGAAAGACGAGGGAGCCTGGTCCATCCCCAAGGGGGAGTACCTCCCCGGCGAGGACCCTTTCGAAGTGGCCCGGCGCGAGTTTCTGGAGGAGACCGGGCTTGTTGCTGAGGGGGAGTTCCTGGAACTTTCCGAGATCCGGCAGCCCGGCGGCAAAAAAGTGAAGGCCTGGGCCTTTGCCGGGGACTGCGACCCCTCCGCCATCACCAGCAACACCTTCTCCCTGGAATGGCCGCCTCGCTCCGGGCGATTTGCCGAGTTCCCCGAGGTGGACCGGGCAGGCTGGTTCGAGTCCGGGGCCGCCAGGGTGAAGATACTCAAAGGACAGCTGCCGCTAATAGAGGAACTCTGCCTGCTCATCAATTCTTAG
- a CDS encoding acyl-CoA dehydrogenase family protein yields MFLELNEEQKLIQETAREFAKAQLEPLAARLDREDDRPAFLANLKKLAELGFMGLNVSAEYGGSEAGVVAFSVAMTEIARACASTAVTVSVNNMVCEVIQAIGSAEQKKKYIPRICSGEYAAGAFALTETGAGSDPAGMTTSAVAEGDQWVLNGSKIFITSAPYAGVFVVWAVTDKDAPKGKGISCFLVEQGAPGLVIGKQEEKTGQHASATCEVLFDNCRIPKDALMGKLNDGFRIAVGELAGGRIGIGSLGLGVGLAAMDFATRYASERVQFGQKITNFQAIQWMVAEAYTELEAARLLLMQAAYRKDAGKSFAKEASMAKMYATEAANRACYSAVQMLGGYGYTRDFPVERYARDARITAIYEGTNEIQRVIIAREILRNFN; encoded by the coding sequence ATGTTTCTGGAACTAAACGAAGAGCAGAAGCTGATTCAGGAGACTGCGCGCGAATTCGCCAAGGCGCAGTTGGAGCCGCTGGCGGCGAGGCTTGACCGGGAGGATGACCGCCCCGCTTTCCTCGCCAACTTGAAGAAGCTGGCGGAATTAGGCTTCATGGGGCTGAACGTCTCCGCCGAGTACGGAGGATCGGAAGCGGGAGTGGTCGCCTTCAGCGTCGCCATGACCGAGATCGCCCGGGCCTGCGCCTCCACGGCGGTCACCGTGTCCGTCAACAACATGGTCTGCGAGGTGATCCAGGCGATCGGCTCGGCCGAGCAAAAAAAGAAGTACATCCCGCGCATCTGTTCGGGAGAGTACGCCGCCGGTGCCTTCGCCCTGACCGAGACCGGTGCTGGTTCCGATCCGGCCGGCATGACTACCTCCGCGGTAGCGGAGGGGGACCAGTGGGTGCTGAACGGCTCCAAGATCTTCATCACCAGCGCCCCGTACGCCGGTGTCTTCGTGGTCTGGGCCGTCACCGATAAGGACGCTCCCAAAGGGAAAGGAATCAGCTGTTTCCTGGTGGAGCAGGGCGCGCCCGGGCTGGTGATAGGGAAGCAGGAAGAGAAGACCGGCCAGCACGCCTCCGCCACCTGCGAGGTGCTCTTTGACAACTGCAGGATTCCCAAGGACGCCCTGATGGGGAAGCTGAACGACGGTTTCCGCATAGCGGTCGGCGAGTTGGCCGGCGGGAGGATCGGCATCGGTTCCCTTGGGCTGGGAGTGGGACTTGCGGCGATGGACTTCGCCACCAGGTACGCCAGCGAGAGGGTGCAGTTCGGGCAGAAGATCACCAATTTCCAGGCCATCCAGTGGATGGTAGCCGAGGCCTACACGGAGCTTGAGGCCGCGCGCCTGTTGCTGATGCAGGCCGCCTACCGCAAGGATGCCGGCAAGTCCTTTGCCAAGGAAGCCTCCATGGCCAAGATGTACGCCACCGAGGCGGCGAACCGGGCCTGCTACAGCGCGGTCCAGATGCTGGGGGGGTACGGCTACACCCGCGACTTCCCCGTCGAACGCTATGCCCGCGACGCCCGCATCACCGCTATTTACGAGGGTACCAACGAGATTCAGCGGGTGATCATAGCCAGGGAGATATTGCGCAACTTCAATTGA